A window from Chrysemys picta bellii isolate R12L10 chromosome 20, ASM1138683v2, whole genome shotgun sequence encodes these proteins:
- the LINGO4 gene encoding leucine-rich repeat and immunoglobulin-like domain-containing nogo receptor-interacting protein 4: protein MVAGAFLDSPFSWACWHPLFFLALEALLTGSSWSCPSRCHCSSQDRSVFCNRRRLTTVPGGIPPESELLDLSKNRIRTLHQGMFSRLQPLKELDLSENIISNIEPGAFNSLQKLMTLRLKSNQLKIVPPGIFTGLPNLTILDISENKIVIFLDHSFKDLFNLRKLEAGDNHLVFISPQAFSGLLRLQQLTLEKCNLTSVPQLALSQLHHLVELRFKVLNISVLHNYSFQRLHRLNVLEINRWPFLATLEPRSLLGLNLTSLSITKCNLSAVPYEAFRHLVYLQYLDLSHNPISEIPGKRLSDLSRLQEFHLSGGRLATIATSAFQGLNYFRLLNVSGNVLRTLEEGVFHSVGNLEILRLDRNPLACDCRLLWIIRRRRRLNFGGQQPACASPTTVKGKVFKDFSDVLLPSHFTCRKSKIPDKTPQQVSVEEGGKATLSCKGEGDPHPIVYWVSPHNIRLDSNHKGRMRVFADGTLEIDYALAQDSGTYHCVASNVAGNDTLLAHLRVSKPSSQLGNDSFLFSNSSEAFQPSLIDVGTLVGVLAMGILPFLSSVAVCFVFIFFWSKSKGKVKHHATFEFVPHYPHAAWNKPRSSGGGGKFAMKLM, encoded by the coding sequence ATGGTGGCTGGGGCTTTCCTAGACTCCCCCTTCTCTTGGGCTTGTTGGCATCCCCTGTTCTTCCTTGCCCTGGAGGCCCTCCTGACGGGATCCAGCTGGAGCTGCCCTTCCAGGTGCCACTGCTCCTCCCAGGACAGGTCTGTCTTCTGCAACCGCCGGCGCCTGACCACCGTGCCGGGCGGGATCCCCCCAGAGTCTGAGCTCCTGGACCTGAGCAAGAACCGGATCAGGACCTTGCACCAGGGCATGTTCTCCCGCCTGCAGCCCTTGAAGGAGCTGGACCTGAGCGAGAACATCATCTCCAACATCGAGCCCGGAGCCTTTAACAGCCTGCAGAAGCTGATGACCCTGAGGCTGAAGAGTAACCAGTTGAAAATCGTCCCCCCTGGAATCTTCACCGGCCTCCCTAACCTCACCATCCTTGACATCAGCGAGAACAAGATCGTCATCTTCCTGGACCATTCCTTCAAAGACTTGTTCAACCTTAGGAAGCTGGAGGCCGGGGACAACCACCTGGTCTTCATCTCACCGCAAGCCTTCAGCGGGCTTCTCCGCCTGCAGCAGCTCACCCTGGAGAAGTGCAACTTGACGAGCGTGCCCCAGCTCGCCCTCTCCCAGCTTCACCACCTGGTCGAGCTCCGGTTCAAGGTGCTCAACATCAGCGTCCTCCACAACTACTCCTTCCAGAGGCTGCACCGCTTGAACGTGCTGGAGATCAACCGCTGGCCTTTCCTGGCGACGCTGGAGCCCCGCAGCCTCTTGGGACTGAACTTGACCTCCTTGTCCATCACCAAGTGCAACCTCAGTGCCGTCCCTTACGAGGCGTTCAGGCATTTGGTTTATCTCCAGTACCTGGATCTCTCCCACAACCCCATCTCGGAGATCCCTGGCAAGAGGCTGAGCGACCTTTCACGCCTTCAGGAATTCCACCTCTCCGGAGGCAGGCTGGCCACCATCGCCACCAGTGCCTTCCAAGGACTCAACTACTTCCGGCTGCTCAATGTCTCGGGTAACGTCCTGAGGACCTTGGAAGAAGGGGTCTTCCACTCGGTGGGGAACCTGGAGATCCTGCGGTTAGACAGGAACCCCCTGGCCTGTGACTGCCGGCTCCTATGGATTATCCGAAGGCGACGCAGGCTTAACTTCGGAGGGCAGCAGCCCGCCTGCGCGAGCCCCACGACGGTCAAAGGGAAAGTCTTCAAGGACTTCTCCGACGTCCTCCTGCCCAGTCACTTCACCTGCAGGAAGTCTAAGATCCCAGACAAGACGCCTCAGCAGGTGAGCGTGGAAGAGGGGGGCAAAGCAACCCTGAGCTGCAAGGGCGAAGGGGATCCACACCCCATCGTCTACTGGGTGTCGCCTCATAACATCCGCCTGGACTCCAACCACAAGGGGCGGATGAGGGTCTTCGCAGATGGCACCTTGGAGATTGACTATGCCTTAGCCCAGGACAGCGGCACCTACCACTGCGTTGCCAGCAACGTAGCAGGGAACGACACTTTGCTGGCGCACCTTCGCGTGAGCAAGCCCTCCTCCCAGTTGGGCAACGACTCCTTCCTGTTCTCCAACAGTTCGGAGGCCTTCCAGCCGTCCCTCATCGACGTGGGCACGCTGGTGGGAGTCTTGGCCATGGGCATCCTGCCGTTCCTCAGTTCGGTCGCCGTCTGCTTCGTCTTCATCTTCTTCTGGAGCAAGAGCAAAGGGAAGGTCAAGCATCACGCCACCTTCGAGTTCGTCCCTCACTATCCCCACGCGGCCTGGAACAAGCCAcgcagcagcggcggcggcggcaagTTTGCCATGAAACTCATGTGA